TTTACACTAATAACAACTTCCTAGCAGTCATAAACAAACCTCCCAGCAGGTAAACAAACAGGTCTGAGTTCACGTCGATGCCAGCAGCTCTGACCGTCGGTGTGAAAAGCCTGTTCTGTTGAGCGCTTTCAGAGAAAAGATTTCCTGTAAATTCCTCCCGCCCGCGTCACATGTAGGACTTTCAAAGCTGAACTCGCTTTCAGCTCCGATTACATCAGTCAAAACCTCCAGAGGCGGAATTTCCTGACAGCGAGAGAGCCAACTAGGAAGTTGTATCACATTCGCACGCTGCTCTGATGTTTGGCGCCTCTTACACGGCCCAGAGTGTTTCTGTTTATAGAACTGCAGACAATACGCCATTATttagtgttatattttattataaactGCACTGAGTAGACAGACAGAGGATTCTTTCTGAGGTGTGTCCTTATTTTGTGTGAAATATGTACAAAAACCACATGTACAGGAATATAAAGAACATAATACATTCAGTGCTCTTACAACTGAGCCAGTATATACATTGTTTTACAGCGTCATGATGTCAGCGTTGCGTTTTAAGCAGGTTTTCACTATGCTATAAATGGGAAAGCCTTTTCTTTTAGTAGCTGGCCTCTGCATCCTCTGCTGCCTCTTTTTCTGGAGCCTCTAATCCTTCTCTTGGGCCTTCTGATTAACTTTTAGTGAGATATATCTGCAATAAAATCAGTTGGATGAAAAGTTATATGTCATGatcttttttgtttcaaaatttcagcttttttataaaattttgCCAAAAATTACTCACTCTATTCGGTTGACGCAGTCCATCACCCATTCCAGAGCCGGGTTGACACATCTTTTCCCTTTTGCTGTGTGGAAACTGGGTGAAAAAGGagttaaagttaataaaagggCATTCATGTTTATAAATGGTGAGTAAGCAAATGAAACATATAAATTGTGAATCGTTGTTcataaacaagttaaaaaaaacttacatgATAGCACTAAAGGGACATTGTTCTGTGCTATTCTGCACTGAGATACCTTTGATATCTTGAAACCGGATCCTACCAACCGTGTATCTTCGACAGCAACCTATGTGCGCTGCAAGCAAAGACAAGAGATGAGTAAAACACGTTGCTGCAAGTCTTTGTGTTGtagcataaaaaacaaataaatagaggaaaaacaaatgcatacctGGCTGCATGTCTGTAGACAGGATGCAAAGAGTAACAAGTGTCGCCACCATCACTGTGACCTTGATTGATATCATAGCTTCAACAATGCTGGCAGACGCTTATCCGATCTGAAAGTGGTCTCGTCTATGTTCTGTCTCAGGTGGCCACAAGTGGCTGGAGCCTTATATACACTTTAGAGCAGAAGCATCAAACTTTGCCCTCAGGAATTGATTTCTATGGCAGACTGGACAGTTCCAAAGTACTGGTAAAGGTAAAAAGAGGACAACTGCTCTGTTTTTCGCTAACACTGGAGATCCTCCTAACGGTATCAAGACTGGTTAATGTTTAGCTAATTCCTGATATTCACAGTAAAATAGTTATATAAGCATTCTTTCTAGGAATAAGAGGAAACATCTTTTGTGATAAGTGACTAGAATACCCCACATCCACATCCATGTAAATGAAATCCTATAAATGACCTGTGAGACTTGTGATGTTGGGGATTCTGCTGAATGGAAATGTGAACGTCCAACTCGGTGTCTGTACAATAAGAAGGTCCCCCTGTTGGCCGATAAGAAGGAGCAGCTTTGTTTCGTCTCGACTTTGAGTCTTTTCCAGATCATTTCTCTCCAAAAAAAGCCCCAGTCAGGCCTGTAGCAGAGGAATAGTCAGTTTAGATCTGATCCGCAGAATTGTTTACAGATGTAAATCAAACTACACAATAAATGctctatttaaagaaaatattgatatatataACTCAGCTGCAAAAGGTTTGAATACTCCCATGTTTATATAAATGCGTGTTATGTACAAGACATAATAATTCGTAGTATTATTTTCTCTTGtttgaataatgtttttttcagctcCGATTACATTAATCGAAACCTCCAGAGGTGGAATTTCCTGACAGCGAGAGACCCAACGAGGAAGTTTTATTATATTCGCCTGCTGGTCTGATGTTTGCTGCCTTTTAAAGGGTCAAAGAGTGGTCCTGTTCATAGAAATAGGCCTGTTGTTAGGAACTAAATTTGGTTATAAATGCAACAGATCcgacagaagttttttttttttccgaagtgcatctttattttgtgtaaaaaatgtataaaaacaacATGTACAGGAATATAAAGCACGCAATATATTAAGCGCTCTTACAAATTAACCATTATATACATTGTTTTACAGCATCATGATGTCAGCGTTGTGTTTTAAGCTGGTTTTCACTAAGCTATAAAAGGGAAAGCCTTTTCTGTGCGTGTTTGCGGTAGCTGGCCTCTGCATCCTCTGCTGCCTCTTTTTCTGGAGCCTCTAATCCTTCTCTTGGGCCTTCTGATGAACGTCAAGTGCCATATTTCTGCAATAAAAATCAGTCGGATGAAATGTTAcatttcttgtattttgttttaaaatttcagcttttttaaattttgttattgtttttgccAAAACTTACTCTAAACGACTAACGTAGTCCATCACCCATGCCAGAGCCGGGTTGGCACatcttttgcctttttttgtgtgaaaactGCGTTAAAAAGGAGGCAAAGTCAATAAGAAGTGTATTCACGTATATATAGGGTGA
This genomic window from Fundulus heteroclitus isolate FHET01 chromosome 6, MU-UCD_Fhet_4.1, whole genome shotgun sequence contains:
- the LOC105934588 gene encoding eotaxin, whose product is MISIKVTVMVATLVTLCILSTDMQPAHIGCCRRYTVGRIRFQDIKGISVQNSTEQCPFSAIIFHTAKGKRCVNPALEWVMDCVNRIEYISLKVNQKAQEKD